The genome window TATGATGTTGGAATTGAATGTACACCGCTTGAAACCGAAGATGATAGAGTTGATGGGGAAATTGAAGTATCGAACATCGTACGGACAAAATGTTTTGCAGCACTCCTATGAAGTTGCAATCTTTGCTGAACTTATTGCCGCTGAAATGGGTTTTGATCCAAAGCCAGCCGTTCGAGCGGGGTTTCTCCATGATATTGGAAAGGCTATCGATCGCGAAGTTGATGGGACGCATTCTGAAATCGGTGCGGAACTTGCCCGAAAATATGGCGAAAACGACATTATTTGTAATGCCATTGCGGCTCACCATGAAGATGTGACTCCCATTTCAGTATATCCGGTTATCGTACAGGCTGCCGATTCTATTTCATCAAGTCGTCCCGGAGTGCGTAAGGAGACCCTTGAGAAATATGTTAATCGCCTAACAAAGCTGGAGGAGATTTCTGACTCCTTCACAGGGGTGAAAAAGGCTTATGTGATACAGGCGGGACGTGAAATACGTATTATCGTTGAGCCTGAAGCAATATCCGATGCACAAGCTGAAGAGCTGGCTCGAAATGTGGCGAAGAAAATTGAGCGTGAAATGGAATATCCGGGGCAAATTAAGGTGACCATTATTCGTGAGATTCGCCACTCAGAGTTTGCTAAATAGGGCCGTATGCGGATTCTCTTTGTAGGAGATGTTTTTGGTGATGTTGGGCGGCGGGTGTTATCAGAACATCTTCCGCGTATTAAAGATGAGTATTGTGTAGATATGGTGATTGCCAACGGAGAAAATTGTGCCGGTGGTCGCGGTATTACACCAAACTATGCGCGAAAATTCCGTAAATACGGTGTGGATATTATTACCGGTGGAAACCACTCTAAAGAGCAAGAGGCCGTTTTTTCTGATCCACGGTGTGCAACATATGTTCTCCGGCCTGCAAATAGCTCGTCCATTGCTGCAGGGGAGGGAGTACTTTCCTTTTCCTGTCTTGGTGAGTCTGTCATAGTAATTAATCTGTTGGGGCGGATCTTTCTTCGTGGTAAACGGATGTGTCCCTTTGTGGCTGTGGACGGTATTCTGCAAAAGCTCTCCTCTGAAGAAAAGGTGATTCTTGTTGATTTTCATGCTGAGGCAACAAGCGAAAAGGTTTGTATGGCGCATTATTTAGACGGGCGGGTTTCTGCGGTGGTGGGGACACATACTCACGTACAAACCAACGATGCACGTATTTTTCCCCACGGAACGGCT of Chitinivibrio alkaliphilus ACht1 contains these proteins:
- a CDS encoding TIGR00282 family metallophosphoesterase, with protein sequence MRILFVGDVFGDVGRRVLSEHLPRIKDEYCVDMVIANGENCAGGRGITPNYARKFRKYGVDIITGGNHSKEQEAVFSDPRCATYVLRPANSSSIAAGEGVLSFSCLGESVIVINLLGRIFLRGKRMCPFVAVDGILQKLSSEEKVILVDFHAEATSEKVCMAHYLDGRVSAVVGTHTHVQTNDARIFPHGTAFITDAGMTGPEFSAIGMKHEQVLDKILTGTNVPFTQAHAGAMFNGVLFDIDSKNGLATSVLPLFFRYY